From one Mytilus trossulus isolate FHL-02 chromosome 10, PNRI_Mtr1.1.1.hap1, whole genome shotgun sequence genomic stretch:
- the LOC134687848 gene encoding ganglioside GM2 activator-like — MPDISDDTTLLLHHDCLIGATFPYSQQWNWRDCSAPATRVVYVDNFDVSPKPIHIPGNISVTLSSNIAHKLLADNYYRLNVMIEKKLLGRYHIVPCIHGIGSCMYDDLCETMQEYLKNHSCPQIVTDHGFTCRCPIDGISLYMNSLPARLNSIPPKFFFIASGDFKVRAELLHGSLTIGCLEVELTLSTPCTGFVCGR; from the exons ATGCCTGATATTTCAGATGATACTACACTGTTACTACATCATGATTGTCTGATAGGAG CTACTTTTCCTTACAGCCAGCAATGGAATTGGAGAGACtgtt ctGCTCCAGCTACACGTGTGGTCTATGTGGACAATTTTGATGTGTCTCCTAAACCTATTCATATACCAGGAAATATCTCCGTAACTCTCAGCAGTAATATTGCTCACAAACTACTAGCTGATAATTATTACAGACTGAATGTCATGATAGAAAAGAAACTTTTAGGCCGGTATCATATTGTTCCATGTATTCACGGAATCGGGTCATG TATGTACGACGACTTATGTGAGACCATgcaagaatatttaaaaaatcactcCTGTCCTCAAATAGTAACAGACCATGGTTTTACATGCAGATGTCCAATTGATGGTATCTCACTCTACATGAACAGTTTACCTGCTCGTCTAAATTCGATCCCACCTAAATTTTTCTTCATAGCATCT GGTGATTTTAAAGTAAGAGCAGAATTGCTACATGGTTCATTGACGATCGGATGTTTGGAAGTAGAATTAACCCTGAGTACCCCTTGTACTGGATTTGTATGTGGTCGGTAA